A stretch of Candidatus Dadabacteria bacterium DNA encodes these proteins:
- the ftsZ gene encoding cell division protein FtsZ codes for MASFRIENVDDGLGRAKIKVVGTGGAGGNAVNTMISRGLKEVEFVSVNTDFQDLSKSLAPTQLQIGESISRGLGSGGNPQIAKEAALEDRDKIAEVLGEADMVFITAGMGGGTGTGVSPVIAQVCKERDILTVAIVTKPFEFEGIARREKADYGIEELDKHVDTLIVIPNDKLAAIHKVSILDAFRQADEVLYQAVKGISDIVTGTGYINVDFADVKSVMANHGGKALMSSGFAQGPNRATQAAQMAITSPLLEEVSIAGAKGILMNVTASEDFGIEELNEACNHVRERANGDIDLIFGLVFDEKAKDFVKITVVATGVENYIDKRVTDIISEQPYSPDIEEDLDIPTFVRRRERIAR; via the coding sequence ATGGCAAGTTTTAGGATTGAGAATGTTGATGATGGCTTAGGCAGAGCCAAAATCAAGGTTGTAGGAACAGGTGGGGCCGGCGGAAACGCCGTCAACACCATGATAAGCAGAGGACTTAAAGAAGTGGAGTTCGTCTCCGTAAACACGGATTTCCAGGATCTGAGCAAATCACTGGCGCCGACGCAACTCCAGATAGGAGAAAGTATATCTAGGGGCCTCGGTTCCGGGGGAAATCCCCAGATCGCTAAGGAGGCCGCTCTTGAGGACCGAGACAAGATAGCGGAGGTTCTCGGAGAGGCCGACATGGTTTTCATAACCGCAGGAATGGGAGGCGGAACCGGTACTGGCGTTTCTCCCGTAATCGCCCAAGTATGCAAGGAGAGGGATATTCTCACCGTGGCTATCGTCACAAAGCCCTTTGAATTCGAGGGAATTGCAAGAAGGGAAAAAGCCGACTACGGAATTGAGGAGCTGGACAAACATGTTGACACGCTGATTGTGATTCCCAACGACAAGCTTGCGGCCATACACAAGGTCAGCATTCTTGACGCTTTTCGTCAAGCGGACGAAGTTCTTTACCAAGCGGTAAAAGGAATTTCCGACATCGTTACGGGAACCGGATACATCAACGTCGATTTTGCCGATGTGAAAAGCGTAATGGCAAATCACGGAGGCAAAGCCCTTATGAGTTCCGGGTTCGCACAGGGTCCGAACCGGGCGACTCAGGCAGCGCAGATGGCCATAACAAGTCCTCTTCTCGAGGAAGTGTCCATTGCTGGAGCCAAGGGGATACTGATGAACGTAACGGCTTCGGAGGATTTCGGAATTGAGGAACTGAACGAAGCGTGCAATCACGTGAGGGAAAGGGCAAATGGCGATATCGATCTGATTTTCGGTCTGGTCTTTGATGAAAAGGCCAAAGATTTCGTAAAAATCACCGTGGTCGCGACCGGGGTAGAAAATTATATCGATAAAAGGGTGACCGATATAATTTCGGAACAGCCGTACAGCCCCGATATAGAGGAAGACCTAGACATACCAACTTTCGTCAGAAGAAGAGAAAGAATCGCCCGCTAA
- the rsfS gene encoding ribosome silencing factor, with the protein MFVARAAWEKKAEDPVILEIREKSDVADYFVVCSANSDRGVRTIVESVERELKKHGVKIFGTEGISEGRWVLLDLVDVVLHVFYRPVREFYDIEGLWIDTPRVDLPFLKEGRSEVV; encoded by the coding sequence TTGTTTGTCGCCCGCGCCGCCTGGGAGAAGAAGGCGGAGGATCCCGTAATTCTGGAAATTAGGGAAAAAAGCGACGTGGCGGATTATTTCGTTGTGTGCAGCGCGAACTCCGACAGGGGGGTGCGGACCATAGTGGAGAGCGTTGAACGGGAACTTAAAAAACACGGAGTAAAAATATTCGGGACTGAAGGTATCTCCGAAGGCCGATGGGTGCTACTTGACCTCGTGGACGTGGTTCTCCACGTGTTCTACCGGCCCGTCCGGGAATTCTACGACATTGAGGGGCTGTGGATCGATACCCCGAGGGTGGACCTGCCATTCCTTAAGGAAGGCAGATCCGAGGTTGTCTGA
- the nadD gene encoding nicotinate-nucleotide adenylyltransferase codes for MRVGLMGGSFDPVHAGHLRAAEEISEKLKLDEVVFIPTLVSPHKSSETMASPSHRLNMLNLSVKRNPRFKVSDMELRREPPSYTIDTLRTLNESNPQNQHYFIMGCELFAEIDMWKDFSELFNYSSFVVLRRPGYDFADSASPIPLALENDFRYSYDDRGMDVFAHKSSNELFFVNIAGIRVSSTEVRELARRGNSLRYLVAREVEGYIAENGLYQLEEKP; via the coding sequence ATGAGGGTAGGGCTTATGGGCGGCTCGTTCGACCCTGTGCATGCGGGTCACCTGAGAGCCGCCGAGGAGATAAGCGAAAAACTGAAGCTTGACGAGGTGGTCTTCATTCCGACTCTTGTCTCTCCTCATAAAAGCTCAGAAACCATGGCCTCCCCCTCCCACAGGCTCAATATGCTTAACCTCTCAGTAAAGCGTAATCCCCGTTTCAAGGTTTCCGACATGGAACTCCGCAGGGAACCTCCTTCCTACACTATCGATACCCTCAGGACGCTTAACGAAAGCAATCCGCAAAACCAGCATTATTTTATAATGGGTTGCGAACTTTTTGCGGAAATAGACATGTGGAAAGATTTCTCGGAGCTTTTTAACTACTCAAGCTTCGTTGTTCTTCGCCGACCCGGTTACGACTTTGCTGATTCCGCTAGTCCAATTCCTCTTGCCCTCGAAAATGACTTTCGATATTCTTATGATGACAGGGGTATGGATGTTTTTGCTCACAAAAGCTCAAATGAGCTGTTTTTCGTAAATATCGCCGGTATAAGGGTTTCTTCCACGGAGGTTAGGGAACTCGCGCGCCGGGGCAACTCCCTCAGGTATCTGGTCGCGCGGGAAGTAGAGGGATACATAGCGGAAAACGGCCTATACCAGCTGGAGGAAAAACCATAG
- the ribD gene encoding bifunctional diaminohydroxyphosphoribosylaminopyrimidine deaminase/5-amino-6-(5-phosphoribosylamino)uracil reductase RibD, with translation MSARDDREFMKKALRLALRGEGCTSPNPMVGAVCVVGGRIVGSGYHKKAGSPHAEIEAFLDAAKKGISLKGATLYVTLEPCCHTEKLTPPCTDAIIASGISDVVVGAIDPNPKVSGEGVAKLRKNGIAVRTGVLERECAEINEFFNRHVVSGLPFVILKSTSTIDGKIASVTGDSKWIGSLRQRKMAHRLRKKVDAVIVGINTVLTDDPGLDVRLVRGNMRQPVPVIMDSKLRIPPEAKIFSTHPRSIIATTERPGKLKEKKFRELGAEILRLKSDSAGHVSAADLLNELGAMGMCGVLVEGGSRVGACFLREGLVDKVVFFYSPKIIGGDGMSMIGDLGKQSIEEAINIKNIKVRRFGDEMMIEGYI, from the coding sequence ATGTCCGCTCGAGATGACAGGGAATTTATGAAAAAGGCCCTGAGGCTTGCCCTCAGGGGAGAAGGGTGCACCAGTCCCAATCCCATGGTCGGTGCTGTCTGCGTAGTTGGGGGACGGATTGTGGGCAGCGGCTACCATAAAAAAGCTGGGTCCCCGCATGCGGAAATAGAAGCATTCTTAGATGCCGCCAAAAAAGGAATTTCTCTTAAGGGTGCCACGCTCTACGTGACGCTTGAACCCTGCTGTCATACCGAAAAGCTTACTCCTCCGTGTACCGACGCCATAATAGCCTCGGGCATATCGGATGTTGTTGTGGGAGCCATTGATCCTAACCCGAAAGTAAGCGGAGAAGGGGTGGCCAAGCTCCGCAAAAACGGGATAGCAGTAAGAACAGGCGTGCTTGAGAGGGAATGCGCGGAAATAAACGAGTTTTTCAACAGGCACGTCGTTTCGGGGCTTCCCTTCGTAATCTTAAAATCCACCTCGACCATTGACGGCAAGATAGCTTCCGTAACAGGTGATTCCAAGTGGATAGGGAGCCTGAGGCAGAGAAAAATGGCCCATCGTCTCAGAAAGAAGGTGGACGCAGTAATTGTCGGGATAAACACGGTGCTTACGGATGATCCGGGACTTGACGTTCGACTCGTTAGGGGAAACATGCGGCAGCCGGTTCCGGTGATTATGGATTCAAAGCTTCGTATTCCACCCGAAGCGAAGATTTTCAGCACTCACCCACGCTCCATAATAGCCACTACGGAGAGGCCGGGAAAGCTTAAGGAAAAGAAGTTTCGTGAACTTGGTGCCGAGATCTTGAGATTAAAATCCGATTCAGCGGGCCATGTGTCTGCAGCAGACCTTCTTAATGAACTCGGGGCCATGGGAATGTGCGGAGTTCTGGTTGAAGGTGGAAGCAGGGTGGGGGCCTGTTTTCTCCGTGAGGGCCTGGTTGACAAGGTAGTTTTCTTTTACTCGCCAAAGATTATAGGAGGTGACGGGATGAGTATGATCGGGGACCTTGGAAAGCAATCGATTGAGGAAGCGATCAATATCAAGAATATTAAGGTCAGAAGGTTCGGCGATGAAATGATGATAGAGGGTTACATATGA
- the ftsY gene encoding signal recognition particle-docking protein FtsY yields MKEATELLSGLGTHIDLEIAIPVAIAVAVLAAVYFLFRKKEVAPETVAQQQPEAVSAEPEEVEPPPEPPAPEAAPGQVVETAPEPQFTAPEPVAVEEDIVTPPADSVPVAEPIEVSEEPISPEETEAEPEEPKAEEEPEETKVPEEPEEEVVAEEKEDDTEGDFFSRLSFGLSKTRRGILQNLEHVFSSGKIDDAAWDEFEEVLIMSDMGVATTAKLREKVSSAVGVGDGGDMEKIKSLLEKEILDILRGVESPVVELSAKPTVFMVAGVNGVGKTTSIGKIANRFTREEKKVMVAAADTFRAAAVEQLGVWAERVGSDFLRGQTGADPSAVAYDAVKASVSRGIDLLIIDTAGRVHTKTGLMDELKKLRRVVARELEGAPHETLLVVDATTGQNAVEQARVFGEAIGVTGIVLTKLDGTAKGGIIVAIAEQLGLPVKYIGVGEGLGDLREFDAEQFTRALFTSDKEALH; encoded by the coding sequence ATGAAAGAGGCTACTGAACTTCTATCAGGGCTTGGAACCCATATTGATCTGGAGATTGCGATTCCGGTCGCTATAGCAGTCGCCGTACTTGCGGCGGTTTATTTTCTTTTCAGGAAGAAAGAAGTTGCGCCGGAGACCGTGGCGCAGCAGCAGCCCGAGGCCGTTTCCGCTGAACCTGAAGAGGTGGAGCCACCGCCCGAACCCCCCGCTCCGGAAGCCGCACCCGGGCAAGTTGTCGAGACTGCGCCTGAACCGCAGTTTACCGCGCCCGAACCTGTAGCTGTGGAAGAAGATATTGTGACGCCGCCTGCGGATTCCGTACCTGTTGCTGAACCGATCGAGGTTTCCGAAGAGCCGATTTCCCCTGAAGAAACTGAAGCTGAACCCGAAGAACCGAAAGCCGAAGAGGAACCGGAGGAAACCAAGGTTCCCGAAGAGCCGGAGGAGGAAGTTGTTGCGGAAGAAAAAGAAGATGATACGGAAGGGGATTTCTTCTCGAGACTCAGCTTCGGACTTTCCAAAACTCGCAGGGGGATTCTTCAGAATCTTGAGCATGTTTTTTCATCCGGGAAGATTGATGACGCAGCCTGGGATGAGTTCGAGGAGGTACTCATAATGTCGGATATGGGAGTTGCGACCACCGCGAAGCTGCGAGAGAAAGTCTCATCTGCTGTTGGGGTAGGGGATGGTGGAGACATGGAGAAAATAAAAAGCCTTCTTGAAAAAGAGATCCTCGACATTCTAAGGGGAGTTGAGAGTCCGGTGGTTGAGCTTTCCGCCAAACCGACGGTTTTCATGGTGGCGGGAGTTAACGGCGTCGGGAAAACTACTTCCATAGGAAAAATCGCCAACAGGTTCACACGGGAAGAAAAAAAGGTAATGGTAGCCGCCGCCGACACATTCAGGGCGGCTGCGGTTGAGCAGCTCGGGGTGTGGGCGGAACGGGTGGGAAGCGATTTTCTTCGTGGCCAGACCGGGGCGGACCCCTCCGCCGTAGCTTACGATGCGGTAAAGGCGTCAGTTTCAAGGGGTATTGACTTGCTTATAATAGATACCGCCGGGCGGGTTCACACGAAAACGGGGCTTATGGACGAACTCAAGAAGCTGAGGAGAGTGGTAGCACGTGAACTCGAGGGAGCCCCCCATGAAACTCTCCTTGTCGTTGATGCAACTACTGGGCAGAATGCCGTGGAGCAGGCTAGGGTTTTTGGCGAGGCAATCGGGGTGACCGGTATAGTGCTTACTAAGCTCGACGGGACCGCCAAGGGGGGAATAATAGTGGCAATAGCGGAACAGTTAGGTCTTCCTGTGAAATATATAGGAGTTGGGGAGGGTCTCGGGGACCTGCGGGAATTTGACGCCGAACAGTTCACAAGGGCGCTTTTCACCTCGGACAAGGAGGCTTTGCACTAG
- a CDS encoding chlorite dismutase family protein, translating into MSKPTDNQLDLSEKGRGGESLDRRLFMQFLGFGGIDPVLESLLVRDLENSSLAAVLYSDVNDYKGAGLLTMSETPEFFVTELRQFLSDSSFATLKPKPEYTMLGRTYSLGYEKELERTLISGPKQKIFDPELVWAIWYPLRRAKAFETLPYEEQRAVLGEHGKVGFQFGDAGYAKDIRLASHGLDKNDNDFVIGILGRDLYPLSALVERMRKTQQTSRHLESLGPFFIGKKLFSTGQAI; encoded by the coding sequence ATGAGCAAACCCACAGACAATCAGCTTGACTTAAGCGAGAAAGGAAGGGGAGGCGAGTCTCTTGACAGAAGGCTTTTCATGCAGTTTCTGGGTTTCGGGGGTATTGATCCGGTGCTTGAATCCCTTTTGGTTCGGGATCTTGAGAACTCTTCCTTAGCGGCGGTTCTTTATTCGGACGTAAATGATTACAAAGGCGCAGGCCTTTTGACCATGAGCGAGACTCCCGAATTTTTCGTCACGGAACTCAGGCAATTTCTCTCTGACTCCTCTTTTGCCACACTTAAGCCGAAGCCTGAGTACACGATGCTCGGAAGGACGTACTCGCTTGGTTATGAAAAGGAACTCGAAAGAACCCTGATTTCGGGCCCGAAGCAGAAAATCTTTGACCCGGAACTTGTCTGGGCCATATGGTATCCGCTCAGGAGGGCTAAGGCCTTTGAAACTCTCCCTTACGAGGAGCAAAGAGCTGTTCTCGGGGAACACGGCAAGGTAGGGTTTCAGTTCGGGGATGCGGGATACGCAAAGGACATCCGTCTTGCGAGCCACGGTCTTGACAAAAATGACAATGATTTCGTGATAGGAATTCTGGGCAGAGATCTCTATCCTCTTTCCGCGCTGGTGGAGAGGATGAGAAAGACGCAGCAGACTTCAAGGCACCTTGAAAGCCTAGGACCGTTTTTTATCGGCAAAAAACTGTTTTCAACCGGACAGGCCATATGA
- a CDS encoding transposase has translation MPNKPSFSDLAYKNKKKVTRKQRFLEKMDEILPWELLLEPILSKYPKSRKGRRPVPAKVMLRIYLMQQWYGLSDPAMEESLYDTESMRRFAGVSMQRIPDETTICKFRHFLLRHQITEGLLRLTGECLSECGLTVSKGNIAEPRIRRVRQKADAGKR, from the coding sequence ATGCCGAATAAGCCCAGTTTTTCCGATTTAGCTTACAAAAACAAAAAGAAAGTAACCCGTAAACAGCGGTTCCTTGAAAAAATGGACGAGATTTTACCGTGGGAACTACTGCTTGAACCCATACTAAGCAAATATCCGAAGTCGCGTAAAGGGCGCCGACCCGTTCCGGCCAAGGTTATGCTGCGAATTTATCTGATGCAGCAATGGTACGGCTTGTCGGACCCGGCAATGGAAGAAAGCCTTTATGACACTGAGTCCATGCGCCGCTTTGCCGGTGTGTCAATGCAGAGGATTCCGGACGAGACTACTATTTGCAAGTTCCGCCACTTTCTGCTGAGGCACCAAATAACCGAAGGGCTGCTCCGTCTCACCGGGGAGTGCTTATCAGAATGCGGCTTAACGGTGAGCAAAGGCAATATTGCCGAACCCAGAATACGCAGGGTAAGACAAAAAGCCGACGCAGGCAAAAGATAG
- the rho gene encoding transcription termination factor Rho, translated as MAKVSKAEAADAVQKKGEQKNGNGKLLYLNDLRAKKPSDLIKLSRQAGIEDTARMAKQDLIYSLLKAQSESHGSIIAEGVLEILAEGYGFLRSPKYSYLPSPDDIYVSKSQIRSFSLKTGDTIKGLVRLPREGEKNLALLKIEEANYDSPEICRQRTPFEGLVPLHPEEKIDLEYEKDEFCSRVMNLFVPVGKGQRAVIVAPPRTGKTIIIQRIANAITENHPEIELFVLLIDERPEEVTDMQRSVKGEVVSSTFDEPAQRHIQVADMVIEKAKRYVEHGKDVVILLDSLTRLARASNTVTPASGKVLSGGIEANALQRPKRFFGAARNTEEGGSLTIIATALIDTGSRMDEVIFEEFKGTGNMEVYLDRRLAERRVFPAIDLQRSGTRKEELLIAESELNRIWLLRKILNPMNTTEAMEFLLDKLRGTKSNTDFLNMMHQ; from the coding sequence ATGGCAAAAGTTTCTAAAGCGGAAGCTGCGGATGCTGTCCAGAAAAAGGGAGAGCAGAAAAACGGAAACGGCAAGCTGCTTTACCTGAACGATCTCAGAGCGAAAAAGCCCTCGGACCTGATAAAACTTAGCAGGCAGGCCGGCATTGAAGATACCGCCAGAATGGCGAAGCAGGACCTTATCTATTCCCTGCTCAAGGCACAGAGTGAAAGCCATGGTTCCATAATAGCCGAAGGGGTGCTTGAAATCCTGGCCGAAGGTTATGGTTTTCTGAGGTCTCCCAAATACAGCTATCTGCCTAGTCCGGACGACATATACGTTTCGAAATCCCAGATAAGATCTTTCAGCCTGAAAACCGGGGACACGATAAAAGGCCTTGTGAGGCTCCCGAGAGAAGGGGAAAAGAACCTGGCCCTTCTCAAAATAGAGGAGGCAAACTACGACTCTCCGGAGATATGCAGGCAGAGAACGCCTTTTGAGGGACTCGTTCCCCTTCACCCGGAAGAGAAAATAGATCTTGAATATGAGAAAGACGAATTCTGCTCGAGGGTGATGAATCTTTTCGTGCCCGTGGGGAAGGGGCAAAGAGCCGTGATAGTGGCTCCTCCCCGCACTGGCAAGACCATAATAATCCAGAGAATAGCCAATGCGATAACCGAGAATCACCCCGAAATTGAGCTTTTCGTTCTGCTCATAGATGAGCGCCCGGAGGAGGTCACCGACATGCAGAGGTCGGTCAAGGGGGAAGTCGTGAGTTCGACTTTCGATGAACCGGCGCAAAGGCACATACAGGTTGCCGACATGGTGATCGAGAAGGCTAAAAGATATGTCGAGCACGGAAAGGATGTCGTTATCTTGCTCGACAGCCTTACCAGGCTTGCAAGAGCGAGCAACACGGTGACTCCCGCAAGCGGGAAAGTGCTCTCCGGAGGAATAGAGGCAAACGCTCTTCAGCGACCCAAGAGATTTTTCGGGGCGGCGAGAAACACGGAGGAGGGAGGAAGCCTTACCATAATAGCTACCGCCCTTATAGATACCGGGAGCCGCATGGACGAGGTTATCTTTGAGGAGTTTAAGGGAACGGGAAACATGGAAGTGTATCTTGACCGTCGCCTTGCGGAGAGGAGGGTGTTTCCTGCCATAGATCTTCAGAGATCGGGAACCAGAAAGGAAGAGCTTCTTATTGCGGAGTCCGAGCTTAACCGCATATGGCTTCTTCGAAAAATCCTCAATCCGATGAACACCACCGAAGCAATGGAGTTTCTCCTCGACAAGCTCCGGGGAACTAAAAGCAATACGGACTTTCTGAACATGATGCACCAGTAA
- a CDS encoding YebC/PmpR family DNA-binding transcriptional regulator — translation MAGHSKWANIKHRKAAVDAKRGKIFTKLIRELTVAAKEGGGDPESNPRLRTAVATAKGANMPNDTIERAIKRGTGDIEGVVYNEIFYEGYGPGGSAVYVKTLTDNRNRTVSEIRRIFTKHGGGLGENGCVAWMFDLKGRIAFAEDSVDEDALFDLVIDAGADDVCTEDSDIVVIAPTENYETVKRAVSDAGIQYESAEVTMIPQTNVRIEGRDAEHMIRLMEALEDSDDVQNVYANFDIDEQLLEAIG, via the coding sequence ATGGCGGGTCATTCCAAATGGGCGAATATAAAACACAGAAAAGCCGCAGTTGACGCCAAGAGGGGAAAGATATTCACCAAGCTTATCAGGGAGCTTACGGTCGCCGCTAAGGAAGGAGGAGGCGATCCGGAATCCAATCCGCGTCTTCGCACCGCTGTAGCAACTGCGAAGGGTGCCAACATGCCCAACGACACGATAGAAAGGGCCATAAAACGGGGCACCGGGGACATCGAGGGAGTAGTCTACAACGAGATATTTTACGAAGGGTACGGACCCGGCGGAAGCGCCGTATACGTAAAGACCCTTACCGATAACAGAAACAGAACCGTCTCTGAAATAAGAAGAATATTCACCAAACACGGCGGAGGGCTCGGGGAGAACGGCTGCGTTGCGTGGATGTTCGATCTTAAGGGAAGAATCGCGTTTGCCGAAGACTCGGTTGATGAGGATGCTCTTTTCGATCTGGTAATAGACGCGGGGGCTGACGACGTGTGCACCGAGGACAGCGATATCGTGGTTATAGCACCCACAGAGAACTATGAAACCGTAAAGAGAGCGGTCTCCGACGCCGGAATACAGTACGAATCGGCCGAAGTCACCATGATACCGCAGACAAACGTTAGAATCGAGGGCCGGGACGCCGAACACATGATAAGATTGATGGAAGCGCTTGAAGACAGCGACGATGTCCAGAACGTGTACGCCAACTTCGATATAGACGAGCAGTTACTCGAGGCAATTGGATAA
- the ruvC gene encoding crossover junction endodeoxyribonuclease RuvC, whose amino-acid sequence MDKISDTRVMGIDPGSRSCGYGIVDGAGNRLSYVTSGTITPVPGNSASERLNDIYVGILRVIDDYAPSVVSIEEMFFAKNARSAIKLGQSRGIAILAAAQRGIPVSEYAPTRVKLALTGRGRAGKEEMQKMLSYMLGVSEFQSTDESDALAIAICHLSLSKYGLPDGAIGSAGNRRRKKRFTVNDLSA is encoded by the coding sequence TTGGATAAAATTTCCGACACCAGGGTCATGGGAATTGACCCCGGATCAAGATCCTGCGGCTACGGAATCGTGGACGGCGCAGGAAACCGGTTAAGCTACGTAACCAGTGGAACAATCACCCCTGTGCCCGGAAACTCCGCTTCTGAAAGACTGAATGATATCTATGTCGGGATCCTGAGGGTAATTGACGATTACGCTCCCTCGGTCGTATCAATCGAGGAGATGTTTTTCGCTAAGAATGCGAGAAGCGCCATAAAACTCGGCCAGTCTAGGGGCATAGCGATCCTGGCGGCGGCGCAGAGAGGAATCCCGGTAAGCGAGTACGCACCCACCAGAGTAAAGCTCGCCCTGACCGGCAGAGGAAGAGCAGGCAAGGAAGAGATGCAGAAAATGCTTTCCTACATGCTCGGAGTCAGCGAATTTCAAAGCACAGACGAGTCAGACGCACTCGCGATCGCGATCTGCCACTTAAGTCTTTCAAAATACGGACTGCCGGACGGCGCTATTGGCAGTGCGGGAAACCGGCGCAGGAAAAAGAGATTCACCGTAAATGATCTATCTGCTTAG
- the ruvA gene encoding Holliday junction branch migration protein RuvA produces the protein MIYLLRGAIACKEIGTVVIDVNGVGYGVTVPLSTYYDLGVVGEEVELKIHTSQRENSIELFGFLTEAEKKLFEKLIGVSGIGPKAATNVLSNISASELVRSIINGDLAQKKIRGIGTKTATKIVNELKDKLDDLAADEESSISNTMLNDTISALLNLGYTRAEVEKKTPEIKKIIEVSGSIENVLRDSLKVIRN, from the coding sequence ATGATCTATCTGCTTAGAGGCGCAATCGCTTGTAAGGAAATCGGGACCGTAGTCATTGACGTAAACGGGGTCGGTTACGGAGTTACCGTTCCACTTTCGACTTACTATGATCTCGGAGTCGTAGGAGAGGAAGTTGAACTCAAAATACATACAAGCCAGAGGGAAAACAGTATTGAATTGTTCGGGTTTCTCACCGAAGCGGAGAAAAAACTCTTTGAAAAACTCATCGGCGTTTCCGGCATAGGACCGAAAGCAGCCACGAACGTACTTTCGAACATTTCCGCCTCAGAGCTTGTAAGATCCATAATAAACGGGGACTTGGCGCAGAAAAAAATCCGTGGCATCGGCACCAAAACCGCTACCAAGATAGTAAACGAGCTTAAGGACAAGCTTGATGACCTTGCGGCGGACGAAGAGTCCTCGATATCGAACACCATGCTTAACGACACGATTTCCGCGCTACTTAACTTGGGTTACACGAGGGCCGAGGTAGAAAAGAAAACCCCCGAGATCAAAAAAATCATCGAGGTCTCGGGTTCCATAGAAAATGTGCTCCGGGATTCTCTTAAGGTGATAAGAAACTAA
- the ruvB gene encoding Holliday junction branch migration DNA helicase RuvB, with protein MSQNTRKTVSPEYTETDELTDVNLRPAFLRDFIGQPNVKEQVAIFIGAAKARGEALDHVLLSGPPGLGKTTLAHIFANELGVGLHLTSGPVLERTGDLASMLTNLDEKDVLFVDEIHRINRVVEEYLYSAMEDFKIDLMIGEGPTARSVKINLNRFTLIGATTRTGLLTSPFRSRFGVELRLDYYSTEELSSIVKRSSGILGVEITDEGAREMTSRARGTPRIANRLLKRVRDYAQMKSDGRITETVVRDALSMLEIDSMGLDNLDRAILTSIIEKFGGGPVGVDTISAAVSEDKDTIENVYEPFLIREGLVEKTPRGRKATKLAYRHLGLSPSKGQPKLL; from the coding sequence ATGTCACAGAACACAAGAAAAACCGTTTCGCCCGAATACACGGAAACAGACGAGCTTACGGACGTAAATCTCCGGCCTGCTTTTCTTCGGGACTTTATCGGGCAACCGAACGTTAAGGAACAGGTCGCCATATTCATCGGTGCCGCCAAGGCAAGAGGCGAAGCCCTAGACCACGTCCTTCTCTCCGGCCCCCCAGGACTTGGAAAAACCACTCTCGCCCACATATTCGCAAATGAACTCGGCGTGGGGCTGCACCTTACCTCGGGGCCCGTTCTCGAAAGAACGGGAGATCTCGCTTCCATGCTTACCAACCTTGACGAAAAGGACGTGCTTTTCGTTGATGAAATACACAGAATAAACAGAGTCGTAGAAGAATATCTTTATTCCGCTATGGAGGATTTCAAAATTGACCTCATGATAGGAGAAGGCCCAACGGCAAGATCGGTAAAAATAAACCTTAACAGGTTCACCTTAATAGGAGCAACAACCAGAACAGGGCTTCTCACCTCCCCGTTTCGCTCCCGTTTTGGGGTCGAACTCAGGCTTGACTACTACAGTACAGAAGAGCTCTCAAGCATAGTGAAAAGGTCCTCCGGTATTCTTGGGGTCGAGATAACAGACGAAGGGGCCCGCGAGATGACATCGAGGGCAAGAGGAACCCCCAGAATAGCCAACAGGCTTCTTAAGAGAGTAAGGGACTACGCCCAGATGAAATCGGACGGGCGGATAACCGAAACCGTGGTCAGGGACGCCCTTTCGATGCTTGAGATAGATTCAATGGGTCTTGATAACCTCGACAGGGCGATACTTACCTCCATAATCGAAAAATTCGGAGGGGGTCCCGTAGGAGTAGACACTATCTCAGCCGCGGTGAGCGAGGACAAGGACACAATAGAAAACGTCTACGAACCCTTTCTGATAAGAGAGGGGCTAGTAGAAAAAACCCCTAGGGGAAGAAAGGCTACAAAACTCGCCTACAGGCATTTGGGACTCAGCCCTAGCAAAGGTCAGCCAAAACTTCTCTGA